Genomic segment of Rhodococcus sp. W8901:
GCGTGCCGATCGGCGAGCCGGTCGCCGCGCAGGGCCCGTTCGTCATGAACTCCGAGCGCGAGATCATGCAGGCGTACAACGACTACCGGACCACCAGGTTCGGCGGCTGGCCGTGGCCGTCGGAGGCCCCCGTCTACAGCCGCGAGACGGGCCGCTTCGCCCGCTACGGCGACGGACGACTCGAACGCCCCGAGTCGGCACCGGCAGACGACACGGACCCGACGCTCGCCTGATACCGGGCACGGCGCCGGTGCGGGCAGTACGCTCGGCCACTGTGGAGTTCCTCGAAGGGCACCGCCCGCCGTACGACCTCACCTACGACGACGTGTTCCTCGTCCCGAACCGGACCGACGTCGCGTCGCGCTTCGACGTGAGCCTCGCGACGTCGGACGGGTCCGGGACCACGATCCCGATCGTCGTCGCCAACATGACCGCGGTCGCGGGACGGCGGATGGCCGAGACCGTCGCCCGGCGCGGTGGGCTCGTGGTCATCCCGCAGGACGTGCCGTCGTCCGCGGTCGCCGAGACCGTCGATTTCGTCAAGAACCGGCATCTGGTGGCGGACACGCCGATCACCCTCGATCCCGAGGACGCCGTCTCGGATGCGCTGACGCTGCTGCACAAGCGCGCGCACCGGGCCGCCGTCGTCGTCGACGGCGGCAAGCCGGTCGGGGTGCTCACCGAATCGTCCTGCGCGGACGTGGACCGCTTCACACGTGTCGGCGCCGTCGCGGTGCGCGACTTCGCGACCGCGCCGGTGACGGCGACACCCCGCGAGGTGTTCGCCCTGCTGGAGTCGCGGCACGATCCGCTCGCGGTGATCGTCGACGCCGACGGCATGCTCGCCGGCGTCCTCACCCGCACCGGCGCCATCCGGGCCGGGATCTACACACCCGCGATCGACCAGCACGGCCGACTTCGCGTCGCCGCCGCGGTCGGCGTCAACGGAGACGTCGCGGCCAAGGCGAAGGCGCTCGCCGATGCGGGCGCCGACCTGCTGGTGCTCGACACCGCGCACGGACACCAGCAGCGGATGCTCGACGCGCTGCGTTCGGTCGCCGCGCTCGGCCTGGGGGTCCCGCTCGTCGCCGGCAACGTGGTGTCCGCCCGAGGCACCCGGGACCTCATCGAGGCCGGCGCGAACATCGTCAAGGTCGGCGTCGGCCCCGGCGCGATGTGCACCACCCGGATGATGACCGGTGTCGGCCGCCCCCAGTTCTCCGCGGTGGCCGAGTGCGCGGCCGCCGCGCGCGAACTGGGTGCGCACGTGTGGGCGGACGGGGGCGTGCGGCATCCGCGCGACGTCGCGCTCGCGCTGGCGGCGGGCGCGGCGAACGTCATGGTCGGGTCGTGGTTCGCGGGAACGTACGAATCGCCCGGCGAGCTGCGGATCGACCGGGACGGCAACCGGTACAAGGAGAGCTTCGGGATGGCGTCCAAGCGGGCCGTCGCGGCCCGCACCGTCGACGACACCGCGTTCGACCGTGCCCGCAAGGGTCTGTTCGAGGAGGGCATCTCCACCTCCCGGATGCTCCTCGATCCGGCGCGACCGGGCGTCGAGGACCTGCTGGACCACATCTGCGCCGGGGTCCGCAGCACCTGCACGTACGCCGGTGCCCGGACCCTCGACGAACTGCACGACAAGGCCGTCATCGGCGTCCAGTCGGCGGCCGGGTTCGCGGAGGGGCGTCCGCTCCCGTCCGGCTGGTGACTCCCCCACCCACAGCGCGAACGCATGTCCGTTTCATCCCATTCATGCCTCGACCGGTACAGTGGAAGCTCTATTTCCGGAAATATGATCGGCGCAGCATCCGTTGTTCGTGACGTAATGCGCCGCCCGACAGAGAGGACTCCGGTGCCCGAGGCACCCATACACACACCCCCCGACGCACCCCCCGTGGCAACCTCCCCGGGCTCGAATGCCGAGTCCGCCGGTGTCGAAGGTTCCTCCGAAACCTCGGAGGGGTCCTCTACCGAGCCGGGAGACAAACCCGGCGGCCCCGAACTACTCGGCGGGCGGTGCTGACGTGAACATCGCACTGACTGCCCTCAGCCTGGTCGGCTTCGTAGCCTTGACCGCAGGCACCGCCATCTTCGTGGCGGCGGAATTCTCCCTCACCGCGCTCGAGCGCAGCACCGTCGACGCCCACGCACGCGACGGTGACCGACGCGCCCGACAGGTCCAGCACGCGCACCGCACGCTGTCGTTCCAGCTGTCCGGCGCCCAGCTCGGCATCACGATCACGACACTGATCACCGGTTACCTCGCCGAACCGGTGCTGGCCCGGTTCATCACCCCGATCCTCGATGCGATCGGGCTGTCCGCGTCGACGGCGAGCGGAATCTCGCTGGCGCTGGCCCTGATCATCGCGACGTCGTTCTCGATGATCTTCGGTGAGCTGGTCCCGAAGAACCTGGCCATCTCCAGGCCGCTGCCCACCGCCCGCGCCACCGCCGGCCTGCAGGCCGGCTTCTCGCTGATCTTCAAGTGGGCGATCAACGGCCTCAACGGCACCGCCAACTGGGTGGTCCGACGCCTCGGCATCGAACCCGCCGAGGAACTGCGCTCGGCACGGTCCCCGCAGGAACTCGGATCTCTCGTCCGCACATCCGCCGAACGCGGATCGCTGGACGCCGGCACCGCGCTGCTGGTGAACCGCTCGCTGCGGTTCGGCGAGCTCAGCGCCGAGGAGCTGATGACACCGCGTGTGAAGATCGAGTCCCTCGACACCGACGCCACCGTCGTCGACCTCATCGACGCCGCCTCGCGCACCGGGTTCTCCCGGTTCCCGATCGTGGACGGCGATCTCGACAACACCATGGGCGTCGTGCACATCAAGCACGCGTTCACCGTCCCGGCGGCGCGCCGCGGCATGACACGACTCGACAGCCTCGCGCAGGCCGTGCCCGTCGTCCCGTCCTCGCTCGACGGCGACTCGGTGATGGAACAGATCCGGGCCGACGGCATGCAGGTCGCACTCGTCGTCGACGAGTACGGCGGCACCGCCGGCATCGTGACCATGGAGGACCTCATCGAGGAGATCCTCGGCGACGTCCGCGACGAGCACGACGAGCCCGAGATCGACGTCCAGCGCGTGGGTCACAGCTGGTCCTGCTCGGGACTGCTGCGCACCGACGAGATCACCCGGGCCACCGGGTACACCGCCCCCGAGGGCGAGTACGACACCCTCGGCGGCCTGGTGCTGACCTGTCTGGGCCGGATCCCGGTCGAGGGCGACGAGGTACCGCTGCCCGATTCGCACGGCAATCCGATCGGCCCCGACGGCCGCGGCTGGATCGCCCGGGTACTGACGATGGACGGCCGACGGATCGACCGGGTGCTCCTCACGCCGGTCCCCGCCATCGGCGCGACGCGAGAGGAGAACGACCGTGGGTGACCTGTTCGGTGTTCTGCTCACCGTCGTCCTGCTCGCCGGCAACGCGTTCTTCGTCGGTGCCGAGTTCGCACTCATCACCGCCCGCCGCGACCGCCTCGAGGCCCTGCACGCGCAGGGCAAGAAGCGGGCCCGCACGGTCATCTCGGCGGGCGAGAACCTGTCGCTGATGCTCGCGGGCGCGCAGCTGGGCATCACGATCTGCTCGATCCTGCTCGGTAAGGTCGGCGAGCCGGCCATCGCGCACCTGATCGAGGCCCCGATGGACGCCCTCGGTGTCCCGGACGGACTGCTGCACCCGATCGCGTTCACGATCGCGTTGGCGCTGGTCGTGGTCCTGCACATCCTGCTCGGCGAGATGGTCCCGAAGAACATCGCGATCGCCGGACCGGAGAAGACAGCGATGCTGCTGGTGCCGATCCACCTCGGGTTCATCAAACTGGTGCGCCCGCTGATCGGCTTTTACAACATCAGCGCCAACGGCATCCTCAGGATGCTGCGCGTCGAGCCCAAGGACGAGCTCGACGCCACCGTCTCCGCGATCGAACTGTCGGAGATGATCGGCGAATCCCACACGGAGGGCCTGATCGACGAGGAGGAGCACAGGCGTCTGACGCAGGCGCTCGAGACGGAGGGCCGCACGGTCGCCGACGTCATGATCCCGTCCGACAAGGTCCGCACGGTGCCGCTGTCCAGCGACGGCACCACCCTCGGTTCCGTCGAGGAGGCGGTCATCGAGACCGGTTACTCGCGGTACCCGGTGCGGGACGCCGACGGCTCACTGGTCGGCTACCTGCACCTCAAGGACGTGCTCGACCGGGTCGCCGACGAATCGGTCGGACCGGAGACGGTGATCCCGCGCTCCGACATCCGACGCCTGCCCCGCATCTCGGTGACCCTGCCGCTCGACGACGCTCTTGCCGGGCTGCGCCGCGCCAGCTCACACCTCGGGGCCGTGGTCGACGCGTCCGGCAGCGTGATCGGTATCGTCGCGCTCGAGGATCTGGTCGAGGAGTTCGTCGGCACCGTGCGCGACGGCACGCACCGGATCGACGACGTGATTCCCGGTCAGAAGGCGGTCTGAGAGTTGTGAGTTCGGCAGTTCTGCCGGAAGAGGTGTGGACTGCCCGACGAGACCGCCACCGCGAGACGGTGGCGGATCTCGTCGGGCCGCACCTGCAACGTCGTGCGGCCGGCGTGAGTCACCCGGTGCACGATTTTCTGTTCACGTACTACAGCGTGCGCCCGAATCAGCTGCGCCGCTGGCATCCCGGTTTCGGTGCCGCCCTCGCCGGTGACGCCGCGGCGGACTACCTGGAGTACGCCGGGTACACGGCCACCGAGCGGGGCGTGACCGTCTCCCCCGACGTCCTCGAACACCGACGCGCGACCGTCGAGTACGTCGCCGCGCTGCTGTCCGCGACCGCGCAGCGACGCCCGCACCTGAGCTGCTTCGGCCTGCACGAGTGGGCGATGGTCTACCACGGCGGCGACGAGGCGGTACGCCACTCGCAGGTCCCGCTGCGGCTCGGGCACGCCGGCACCGACGAGGTGGTCGAGTCGATGAGTCTGCGCTGCACCCACTTCGACGCGTTCCGCTTCTTCACCGCCGACGCCGCACCCCGCAACGAGGTGCCGCTGAGCCGGGACGAGCAGGTCGCGCGCGAGCAGCCGGGCTGCCTGCACGCCGGGATGGACCTGTACAAGTGGGCGACCAAGCTCGGATCGCTCGTCGAATCCGAGTTGGTCATCGACTGTTTCCGTCTGGCAACGGACGCGCGGGAACTCGACATGAAGGCCAGCCCCTACGACCTCGCCGACTACGGCTACGAGCCCGTCCGCATCGAGACCCCGCAGGGCCGCGCCGACTACGTCCGCGAGCAGGTGGCGCTCTCGGAGCGTGCGGCGCAGTTGCGCGGGCGACTGCTCGGGCGATGCCGGACGCTGCTGACCGACCACGCGGCCGAGACGATCCTCGCCGATTAGCTATCCGCCCGTAACCACTAAATTGTTCGACGGTCTGGGGGGACATTTCGAGCACATCTCGCGCGTCTACCGCAGCCTTGCGGCGCCCGCCCGGGACGCCGATGCACACCATCGCCGCGTCCCACGCGGCACCGAATTCAGGGGGAATT
This window contains:
- a CDS encoding hemolysin family protein, whose translation is MGDLFGVLLTVVLLAGNAFFVGAEFALITARRDRLEALHAQGKKRARTVISAGENLSLMLAGAQLGITICSILLGKVGEPAIAHLIEAPMDALGVPDGLLHPIAFTIALALVVVLHILLGEMVPKNIAIAGPEKTAMLLVPIHLGFIKLVRPLIGFYNISANGILRMLRVEPKDELDATVSAIELSEMIGESHTEGLIDEEEHRRLTQALETEGRTVADVMIPSDKVRTVPLSSDGTTLGSVEEAVIETGYSRYPVRDADGSLVGYLHLKDVLDRVADESVGPETVIPRSDIRRLPRISVTLPLDDALAGLRRASSHLGAVVDASGSVIGIVALEDLVEEFVGTVRDGTHRIDDVIPGQKAV
- a CDS encoding hemolysin family protein, translating into MNIALTALSLVGFVALTAGTAIFVAAEFSLTALERSTVDAHARDGDRRARQVQHAHRTLSFQLSGAQLGITITTLITGYLAEPVLARFITPILDAIGLSASTASGISLALALIIATSFSMIFGELVPKNLAISRPLPTARATAGLQAGFSLIFKWAINGLNGTANWVVRRLGIEPAEELRSARSPQELGSLVRTSAERGSLDAGTALLVNRSLRFGELSAEELMTPRVKIESLDTDATVVDLIDAASRTGFSRFPIVDGDLDNTMGVVHIKHAFTVPAARRGMTRLDSLAQAVPVVPSSLDGDSVMEQIRADGMQVALVVDEYGGTAGIVTMEDLIEEILGDVRDEHDEPEIDVQRVGHSWSCSGLLRTDEITRATGYTAPEGEYDTLGGLVLTCLGRIPVEGDEVPLPDSHGNPIGPDGRGWIARVLTMDGRRIDRVLLTPVPAIGATREENDRG
- a CDS encoding 3-methyladenine DNA glycosylase, encoding MSSAVLPEEVWTARRDRHRETVADLVGPHLQRRAAGVSHPVHDFLFTYYSVRPNQLRRWHPGFGAALAGDAAADYLEYAGYTATERGVTVSPDVLEHRRATVEYVAALLSATAQRRPHLSCFGLHEWAMVYHGGDEAVRHSQVPLRLGHAGTDEVVESMSLRCTHFDAFRFFTADAAPRNEVPLSRDEQVAREQPGCLHAGMDLYKWATKLGSLVESELVIDCFRLATDARELDMKASPYDLADYGYEPVRIETPQGRADYVREQVALSERAAQLRGRLLGRCRTLLTDHAAETILAD
- a CDS encoding GuaB1 family IMP dehydrogenase-related protein gives rise to the protein MEFLEGHRPPYDLTYDDVFLVPNRTDVASRFDVSLATSDGSGTTIPIVVANMTAVAGRRMAETVARRGGLVVIPQDVPSSAVAETVDFVKNRHLVADTPITLDPEDAVSDALTLLHKRAHRAAVVVDGGKPVGVLTESSCADVDRFTRVGAVAVRDFATAPVTATPREVFALLESRHDPLAVIVDADGMLAGVLTRTGAIRAGIYTPAIDQHGRLRVAAAVGVNGDVAAKAKALADAGADLLVLDTAHGHQQRMLDALRSVAALGLGVPLVAGNVVSARGTRDLIEAGANIVKVGVGPGAMCTTRMMTGVGRPQFSAVAECAAAARELGAHVWADGGVRHPRDVALALAAGAANVMVGSWFAGTYESPGELRIDRDGNRYKESFGMASKRAVAARTVDDTAFDRARKGLFEEGISTSRMLLDPARPGVEDLLDHICAGVRSTCTYAGARTLDELHDKAVIGVQSAAGFAEGRPLPSGW